From a region of the Mytilus galloprovincialis chromosome 3, xbMytGall1.hap1.1, whole genome shotgun sequence genome:
- the LOC143068106 gene encoding uncharacterized protein LOC143068106 isoform X2: MKYYVRSRWLDIKQPMEQCWMMILITGFIHRTLSFCPNATNICKIEYIRVNKYKDLHCPTSGATDLIKWHYRENNNRNWTSFKFKFCRNYPGFTKCKVRDGVLKLNHASGEYEGFYKCTSKHTEHCFELKLYNCDKRKEPLIYEPPKEITVNKNERRMIRCGADFGCDKGIKGTISWEHKGQIINESNHLYQTCFRENVTSIESQLTIQHVIEEDILHPFVCVVKDNQGTNVRRFNVTLIDPKLTTCYVTYIILAVIGFVLVAAFILIALFCAGKAFFILTHCSCFSRMSCTGSYSYDVFILYDDGDELRAKKVKDALKSNGYNIATMDIIKPGFDSTKGVKDIMKECASLLVIYPGFNISEAFDHQLTFGKQTIKPYLLSVLVNTKCREHCTTDKDFKSLGLKCFVFDDNFYSRISWRLPKLKKSKKSKKYTETLIS, translated from the exons ATGAAGTATTATGTGAGAAGTCGATGGCTAG ATATAAAACAGCCAATGGAACAATGTTGGATGATGATATTAATCACAGGCTTTATTCATAGGACTTTATCATTTTGTCCAAATG CTACAAACATCTGCAAAATAGAATATATTAGAGTTAACAAATACAAAGACCTTCACTGTCCTACCTCAGGAGCTACTGATCTGATCAAATGGCATTACAGGGAAAATAATAATAGGAACTGgacttcttttaaatttaaattctgcCGTAATTATCCAGGATTTACTAAGTGCAAAGTAAGAGATGGTGTGTTAAAACTGAACCATGCTTCTGGTGAATATGAAGGATTTTATAAATGTACTTCCAAACATACTGAACACTGCTTTGAATTGAAATTATATA atTGTGACAAAAGAAAAGAACCACTAATATATGAACCGCCTAAAGAAATAACAGTAAACAAGAATGAGAGACGTATGATAAGATGTGGGGCAGACTTTGGTTGTGACAAGGGCATTAAGGGAACTATTTCCTGGGAACACAAAGGGCAGATAATTAACGAATCAAATCATCTATATCAAACTTGCTTTAg GGAAAACGTAACAAGTATAGAATCTCAACTGACAATCCAACATGTGATAGAAGAGGACATACTTCATCCATTTGTATGTGTAGTAAAAGATAATCAAGGAACAAATGTCAGACGGTTCAATGTTACACTGATAG atcCAAAACTTACAACATGTTATGTGACATATATTATACTGGCAGTAATTGGTTTTGTTTTAGTGGCAGCATTTATATTAATAGCTCTATTTTGTGCAGGAAAAGCTTTTTTCATTTTAACTCATTGTTCTTGCTTTAGCAGAATGAGTTGTACAG GTTCTTACAGTTATGATGTATTTATTCTTTATGATGATGGAGATGAACTTCGAGCTAAGAAAGTTAAAGATGCACTTAAAAGCAATGGCTATAATATTGCCACTATGGATATTATTAAACCAGGATTTg attcaaCTAAAGGAGTTAAGGACATAATGAAGGAGTGTGCCAGTTTACTTGTAATTTACCCAGGATTTAATATTTCTGAAGCCTTTGATCATCAGTTAACTTTTGGGAAACAAACTATAAAACCATATCTTTTATCGGTATTGGTAAATACTAAATGTAGAGAGCACTGCACGACAGATAAGGATTTTAAATCACTGGGACTAAAATGTTTTGTCTTTGATGACAATTTTTATAGCCGTATATCTTGGAGATTACCAAAGTTAAAGAAGTCAAAGAAAAGCAAGAAATATACTGAAACATTaatatcataa
- the LOC143068106 gene encoding uncharacterized protein LOC143068106 isoform X1 → MKYYVRSRWLDIKQPMEQCWMMILITGFIHRTLSFCPNATNICKIEYIRVNKYKDLHCPTSGATDLIKWHYRENNNRNWTSFKFKFCRNYPGFTKCKVRDGVLKLNHASGEYEGFYKCTSKHTEHCFELKLYNCDKRKEPLIYEPPKEITVNKNERRMIRCGADFGCDKGIKGTISWEHKGQIINESNHLYQTCFRENVTSIESQLTIQHVIEEDILHPFVCVVKDNQGTNVRRFNVTLIGIDPKLTTCYVTYIILAVIGFVLVAAFILIALFCAGKAFFILTHCSCFSRMSCTGSYSYDVFILYDDGDELRAKKVKDALKSNGYNIATMDIIKPGFDSTKGVKDIMKECASLLVIYPGFNISEAFDHQLTFGKQTIKPYLLSVLVNTKCREHCTTDKDFKSLGLKCFVFDDNFYSRISWRLPKLKKSKKSKKYTETLIS, encoded by the exons ATGAAGTATTATGTGAGAAGTCGATGGCTAG ATATAAAACAGCCAATGGAACAATGTTGGATGATGATATTAATCACAGGCTTTATTCATAGGACTTTATCATTTTGTCCAAATG CTACAAACATCTGCAAAATAGAATATATTAGAGTTAACAAATACAAAGACCTTCACTGTCCTACCTCAGGAGCTACTGATCTGATCAAATGGCATTACAGGGAAAATAATAATAGGAACTGgacttcttttaaatttaaattctgcCGTAATTATCCAGGATTTACTAAGTGCAAAGTAAGAGATGGTGTGTTAAAACTGAACCATGCTTCTGGTGAATATGAAGGATTTTATAAATGTACTTCCAAACATACTGAACACTGCTTTGAATTGAAATTATATA atTGTGACAAAAGAAAAGAACCACTAATATATGAACCGCCTAAAGAAATAACAGTAAACAAGAATGAGAGACGTATGATAAGATGTGGGGCAGACTTTGGTTGTGACAAGGGCATTAAGGGAACTATTTCCTGGGAACACAAAGGGCAGATAATTAACGAATCAAATCATCTATATCAAACTTGCTTTAg GGAAAACGTAACAAGTATAGAATCTCAACTGACAATCCAACATGTGATAGAAGAGGACATACTTCATCCATTTGTATGTGTAGTAAAAGATAATCAAGGAACAAATGTCAGACGGTTCAATGTTACACTGATAGGTATAG atcCAAAACTTACAACATGTTATGTGACATATATTATACTGGCAGTAATTGGTTTTGTTTTAGTGGCAGCATTTATATTAATAGCTCTATTTTGTGCAGGAAAAGCTTTTTTCATTTTAACTCATTGTTCTTGCTTTAGCAGAATGAGTTGTACAG GTTCTTACAGTTATGATGTATTTATTCTTTATGATGATGGAGATGAACTTCGAGCTAAGAAAGTTAAAGATGCACTTAAAAGCAATGGCTATAATATTGCCACTATGGATATTATTAAACCAGGATTTg attcaaCTAAAGGAGTTAAGGACATAATGAAGGAGTGTGCCAGTTTACTTGTAATTTACCCAGGATTTAATATTTCTGAAGCCTTTGATCATCAGTTAACTTTTGGGAAACAAACTATAAAACCATATCTTTTATCGGTATTGGTAAATACTAAATGTAGAGAGCACTGCACGACAGATAAGGATTTTAAATCACTGGGACTAAAATGTTTTGTCTTTGATGACAATTTTTATAGCCGTATATCTTGGAGATTACCAAAGTTAAAGAAGTCAAAGAAAAGCAAGAAATATACTGAAACATTaatatcataa